In a single window of the Papaver somniferum cultivar HN1 chromosome 8, ASM357369v1, whole genome shotgun sequence genome:
- the LOC113305649 gene encoding uncharacterized protein LOC113305649, translating to MNKDWVHWPRGDLPYQEALKNFIDTVCQRLGNPSEFSCPCVDCKNLTFPLPPQEVHLHLLKRGWDPTYTEWVFHGETIHTSTDVHQEGATRGSYHIDAAVEADAHIDQGHEPVQDEGLENHVEESDTPLYPNCKTHTKLSITVELYRHKTVNGLSRKSFDELLKTIGSLLPPDHCLPCSTYEVKKLLKSYQLTYQKIHACINDCCLFRKDLKDADECPKCHYSRWKADTSNMDDAEMIDKPQKKIPVKVLRYFPIVPRLRRLFQSAALAEQLIWHATNKSKDGKMRHPTDSLAWKHIDKKYPEFASDPRNLHLGLAADGFNPFGDLSAAHSCWPVMLVVNNLPPQLCMQGDNIILSMLIPGKKQPGNDIDVYLQPLIDDLFELWEKGVQVYDSFTKTDFNLKALLMWTINDFPAYGNLSGCTYKGKAACPLCGENTLSNWLAFSGKTVYLNHRRFLRHNHPLRQKKDWFNGEIERKEKPPVMSGAAALECQNSITNDFGKAEKNEEEIRKNKEQKKKNKGKSSAEASANVGNSKCGKRKRDVVADAAISGANDDETELRVFNKRSIFFDFPYWKDLLLRHNIDVMHTEKNVCESIIGTILNIKSKTKDGLKSRNDLKSMGIRPELHPVEINGKTILPPAPYCLNDKEKAILYNRMRNLKVPYGFSSDLRKHFSKDGPREAIFRLCSYFHEICQRAVDLHRLIELEVEVAETLCMLERYFPPSLFDVMMHLTIHLAREVRFCGPVQYRWMYPFERYMKTFKEYVKNYAQPEACIAECYLGMECVRYFDIRKAQAAETGVEQRRNENTQNGSTPAARPLSKGVQVRMDSEKLKIAHRYVLFNTPEIDPYMIMHMDELKSPAGRAITSEDQLNSIQSDTFEDWFQQKVEDGFTLVNLKQHKNQYCNDPFILAEQARQVFYSRESNTSNWYVMVKPPPRGFHELEEYNEKHDTNFQPVDTSTLGFQMDDENESYLREDGEYTIVVPTKKKNKKKKKKKFTS from the exons ATGAATAAAGATTGGGTTCATTGGCCAAG GGGTGATCTTCCATATCAGGAGGCCTTGAAGAATTTCATAGATACCGTTTGTcagagacttggaaatccttcTGAATTCAGTTGTCCTTGTGTTGATTGTAAGAATCTCACTTTCCCACTTCCTCCGCAAGAAGTGCATCTTCACTTACTGAAACGAGGTTGGGATCCTACATACACTGAGTGGGTTTTTCACGGGGAGACTATACACACTTCTACTGATGTACACCAAGAGGGAGCAACAAGGGGATCATATCATATAGATGCTGCTGTTGAAGCTGATGCACATATCGATCAGGGACATGAACCTGTGCAAGATGAGGGTTTGGAAAACCATGTGGAAGAGTCGGACACACCGTTATATCCTAATTGTAAAACACACACAAAGTTATCCATCACTGTTGAATTGTATAGGCACAAGACAGTAAATGGTTTATCTAGGAAATCTTTTGACGAACTTCTCAAGACAATCGGTTCCTTGTTGCCGCCAGATCATTGTCTTCCTTGCTCAACATATGAAGTGAAAAAGCTGCTGAAATCTTATCAATTGACTTACCAGAAAATACATGCTTGTATTAATGATTGTTGTTTGTTTAGAAAAGATTTGAAAGATGCAGACGAGTGTCCTAAATGTCATTATTCTAGGTGGAAGGCAGACACATCTAACATGGACGATGCTGAAATGATAGACAAGCCGCAAAAGAAGATACCGGTGAAGGTGCTTAGGTACTTCCCCATTGTGCCGAGATTGAGAAGATTGTTTCAATCAGCAGCACTGGCTGAGCAGTTGATATGGCACGCGACGAACAAGAGTAAGGATGGGAAGATGCGTCATCCAACAGATTCTTTGGCTTGGAAGCACATAGACAAAAAGTATCCCGAGTTTGCTTCAGATCCCCGTAATTTGCATCTTGGGCTTGCTGCTGATGGATTTAATCCATTTGGTGACCTTTCCGCAGCCCACAGTTGTTGGCCAGTGATGCTCGTGGTTAATAATTTGCCCCCTCAGTTGTGTATGCAAGGTgacaacataattctgagcatgcTGATTCCAGGAAAAAAACAACCGGGTAATGACATTGATGTATACTTGCAGCCCTTGATTGATGATCTTTTTGAGTTGTGGGAGAAAGGGGTGCAGGTATATGATTCGTTTACTAAAACAGATTTTAACTTGAAGGCGTTATTAATGTGGACAATAAACGATTTCCCTGCATATGGTAATTTATCTGGATGTACGTATAAAGGGAAGGCAGCCTGTCCTCTTTGTGGTGAAAATACACTTTCAAACTGGTTGGCGTTTAGTGGTAAAACTGTCTACTTGAATCATAGGAGATTTCTTCGTCATAATCATCCTCTTCGGCAGAAAAAAGATTGGTTTAATGGAGAGATTGAGAGGAAGGAAAAGCCACCTGTTATGTCTGGTGCTGCGGCACTTGAATGTCAGAATAGTATTACAAATGATTTTGGGAAAGCGGAGAAGAACGAGGAGGAGATAAGGAAAAACaaagagcaaaagaagaagaataagggcAAGAGTAGTGCGGAAGCAAGTGCAAATGTGGGTAATTCTAAATGTGGGAAGCGGAAAAGGGATGTTGTTGCTGATGCGGCTATTTCTGGTGCaaatgatgatgaaactgaactTCGGGTGTTTAACAAACGGTCAATATTCTTCGACTTTCCTTACTGGAAG GATTTATTACTACGGCACAatattgatgttatgcatacagaaAAAAATGTTTGCGAGAGTATTATTGGTACCATATTGAATATAAAGTCCAAAACAAAAGACGGTCTAAAGTCCCGCAATGATCTGAAGAGTATGGGAATAAGACCAGAATTACATCCAGTAGAGATAAATGGAAAAACGATCCTTCCACCAGCACCATACTGTTTAAATGACAAGGAAAAGGCTATATTGTATAATAGGATGAGAAATTTAAAGGTTCCATATGGTTTTAGTTCTGATCTTAGAAAGCATTTCTCAAAAGATG GGCCAAGGGAGGCAATTTTCAGGTTATGTTCTTATTTTCACGAAATATGCCAAAGGGCAGTTGATCTCCATAGATTAATAGAACTTGAAGTAGAAGTTGCTGAGACTTTGTGTATGTTGGAGAGGTACTTCCCTCCGTCACTTTTTGATGTCATGATGCACTTGACAATTCACCTAGCTCGAGAAGTGCGATTTTGTGGACCTGTACAATATCgttggatgtatccatttgaaag GTATATGAAGACATTCAAAGAATATGTAAAGAATTATGCACAACCTGAAGCTTGTATAGCCGAGTGTTATCTTGGAATGGAGTGTGTTAGGTATTTTGATATTCGTAAGGCCCAAGCAGCTGAAACAGGAGTAGAGCAAAGGCGTAACGAAAACACTCAAAATGGTTCCACACCGGCAGCACGTCCTCTTTCTAAAGGTGTCCAAGTGCGTATGGATAGTGAGAAGTTAAAGATAGCTCACAGATATGTGCTTTTTAACACACCCGAAATTGACCCATATATGAT AATGCATATGGACGAGTTAAAATCTCCTGCTGGGAGGGCAATTACTAGTGaagaccaactcaattccatacaGTCTGACACATTTGAAGATTggtttcaacaaaag GTAGAAGATGGCTTTACATTAGTCAATTTAAAGCAGCATAAGAACCAATACTGTAACGATCCATTCATTTTAGCAGAGCAAGCACGACAAGTTTTCTATTCTCGAGAGTCAAATACATCTAACTGGTATGTGATGGTGAAACCACCGCCAAGGGGTTTCCATGAATTAGAGGAATACAATGAAAAGCATGACACAAATTTCCAACCAGTGGATACTTCAACTCTTGGTTTCCAAATGGATGACGAGAACGAGAGTTACTTAAGAGAAGATGGGGAATATACCATAGTGGttccgacaaagaagaagaacaaaaagaagaagaaaaagaagttcacAAGTTAG